The following coding sequences are from one Mytilus trossulus isolate FHL-02 chromosome 8, PNRI_Mtr1.1.1.hap1, whole genome shotgun sequence window:
- the LOC134728351 gene encoding uncharacterized protein LOC134728351 isoform X1, which translates to MRPLMKRGTDNITEETEVKVARMASAGEDWRTGKSIIECNRYMLDNSVHTDVTFNVKSTILLAHRTILISRSQVFESLLMSQASSGVISVPDVEPGVFGKMLSFIYCDSVDVDDSDAAGLLAAAKKYKISGLEALCMQKMKTGVSIESVCIVLNHAADSQLKDKCVEFIFKFPQQVIETSGFLQLQPQHLLAIIADDRFNVKEELIFETLVKWSEKECIRQILSINLPHQNQVLGDIVKLVRFGLMEHKYVKEKCKKFLSSESYVDIMEELAELGNNSGLIKKKRGLVATPDDSNSVSSTLTSNSNSRVFDHGASSTSYGATQGLPSSFTTFQSQSNNTRVLHPRSNPMETSTSSRSSQDIPEVTDCIRPVEVVQRYSMEHRERVRLGYFIEREQRIIVERFEATQSGKAYTRDNKDGVSFISSENLKLHGMLIYGSHQRPGSYKIELEILEDTGIRGSDLKRVYAVKTSMITDGATKVYELIVSPALMIQNAKVYTIRAKFTGQASFYGVKGVSPVLKNGLQIDFVTDITCLNLTSKEIGQFPGLIFEKV; encoded by the exons ATGAGACCACTCATGAAAAGGGGAA CAGACAACATAACAGAAGAAACAGAGGTCAAGGTTGCCAGAATGGCTAGCGCTGGCGAAGACTGGAGGACAGGAAAGTCTATTATAGAATGCAATCGTTACATGCTTGACAACTCTGTACATACTGATGTGACCTTTAATGTCAAATCAACGATATTGTTGGCTCATAGGACCATTCTGATCAGTCGTAGTCAGGTGTTTGAGAGTTTGTTAATGAGCCAAGCATCGTCAGGTGTAATCAGTGTACCAGATGTTGAACCAGGTGTCTTTGGTAAAATGTTGAG ctTCATTTATTGTGACAGTGTTGATGTTGATGATAGTGATGCAGCAGGTTTACTTGCGGCAGCCAAAAAGTACAAGATATCTGGTTTAGAGGCTTTGTGTATGCAGAAGATGAAAACTGGTGTATCCATAGAAAGTGTATGTATCGTCCTGAACCATGCTGCTGATAGTCAACTGAAAGACAAATGTGtagaatttatatttaaattcccACAACAGGTTATTGAAACCAGTGGTTTCTTACAATTGCAACCACAGCATTTGCTAGCAATAATTGCAGATGACCGTTTTAATGTAAAAGAAGAACTTATCTTTGAGACTTTGGTCAAGTGGTCAGAAAAAGAGTGTATTCGTCAAATTTTGAGCATAAATTTACCACATCAGAACCAGGTACTTGGAGATATCGTGAAACTTGTGAGGTTTGGTTTGATGGAACacaaatatgtcaaagaaaaatgtaaaaagtttcTAAGTAGTGAAAGTTATGTTGATATAATGGAAGAATTAGCAGAGTTGGGCAATAACTCTGGACTTATCAAGAAAAAACGTGGATTGGTTGCTACTCCAGATGATTCAAATTCAGTGTCAAGTACATTGACATCCAATAGTAACAGTCGAGTATTTGATCATGGGGCAAGCAGCACTTCATATGGAGCCACCCAAGGTCTTCCTAGTTCATTTACAACATTTCAATCCCAAAGCAATAATACCAGAGTGCTGCATCCTCGTTCCAACCCAATGGAAACCTCAACTTCTTCACGTTCATCTCAAGATATTCCTGAAGTTACTGATTGTATTCGTCCTGTTGAAGTTGTACAGAGGTATTCTATGGAACACAGGGAAAGAGTTAGATTGGGATATTTTATTGAGAGGGAACAGCGCATTATTGTAGAAAGATTTGAAGCAACTCAGAGCGGGAAAGCATACACCAGAGACAACAAAGATGGAGTTTCATTTATATCCTCAGAAAATCTTAAACTACATGGAATGCTAATTTATGGAAGTCATCAGAGGCCAGGTTCTTATAAAATAGAGCTAGAAATCCTAGAAGATACTGGAATTAGAGGTTCTGACCTAAAAAGAGTTTATGCAGTGAAAACAAGTATGATCACAGATGGAGCTACGAAAGTTTACGAACTTATTGTGAGCCCAGCGTTAATGATTCAGAATGCAAAAGTTTATACTATTAGGGCAAAATTTACAGGGCAAGCTAGTTTCTATGGGGTAAAAGGGGTATCACCTGTTTTGAAAAATGGACTTCAGATAGATTTTGTTACAGACATAACTTGTCTTAACTTAACCTCAAAGGAAATTGGACAATTTCCAGGACTTATCTTTGAAAAGGTTTGA
- the LOC134728351 gene encoding uncharacterized protein LOC134728351 isoform X2 produces the protein MLADNITEETEVKVARMASAGEDWRTGKSIIECNRYMLDNSVHTDVTFNVKSTILLAHRTILISRSQVFESLLMSQASSGVISVPDVEPGVFGKMLSFIYCDSVDVDDSDAAGLLAAAKKYKISGLEALCMQKMKTGVSIESVCIVLNHAADSQLKDKCVEFIFKFPQQVIETSGFLQLQPQHLLAIIADDRFNVKEELIFETLVKWSEKECIRQILSINLPHQNQVLGDIVKLVRFGLMEHKYVKEKCKKFLSSESYVDIMEELAELGNNSGLIKKKRGLVATPDDSNSVSSTLTSNSNSRVFDHGASSTSYGATQGLPSSFTTFQSQSNNTRVLHPRSNPMETSTSSRSSQDIPEVTDCIRPVEVVQRYSMEHRERVRLGYFIEREQRIIVERFEATQSGKAYTRDNKDGVSFISSENLKLHGMLIYGSHQRPGSYKIELEILEDTGIRGSDLKRVYAVKTSMITDGATKVYELIVSPALMIQNAKVYTIRAKFTGQASFYGVKGVSPVLKNGLQIDFVTDITCLNLTSKEIGQFPGLIFEKV, from the exons atgttgg CAGACAACATAACAGAAGAAACAGAGGTCAAGGTTGCCAGAATGGCTAGCGCTGGCGAAGACTGGAGGACAGGAAAGTCTATTATAGAATGCAATCGTTACATGCTTGACAACTCTGTACATACTGATGTGACCTTTAATGTCAAATCAACGATATTGTTGGCTCATAGGACCATTCTGATCAGTCGTAGTCAGGTGTTTGAGAGTTTGTTAATGAGCCAAGCATCGTCAGGTGTAATCAGTGTACCAGATGTTGAACCAGGTGTCTTTGGTAAAATGTTGAG ctTCATTTATTGTGACAGTGTTGATGTTGATGATAGTGATGCAGCAGGTTTACTTGCGGCAGCCAAAAAGTACAAGATATCTGGTTTAGAGGCTTTGTGTATGCAGAAGATGAAAACTGGTGTATCCATAGAAAGTGTATGTATCGTCCTGAACCATGCTGCTGATAGTCAACTGAAAGACAAATGTGtagaatttatatttaaattcccACAACAGGTTATTGAAACCAGTGGTTTCTTACAATTGCAACCACAGCATTTGCTAGCAATAATTGCAGATGACCGTTTTAATGTAAAAGAAGAACTTATCTTTGAGACTTTGGTCAAGTGGTCAGAAAAAGAGTGTATTCGTCAAATTTTGAGCATAAATTTACCACATCAGAACCAGGTACTTGGAGATATCGTGAAACTTGTGAGGTTTGGTTTGATGGAACacaaatatgtcaaagaaaaatgtaaaaagtttcTAAGTAGTGAAAGTTATGTTGATATAATGGAAGAATTAGCAGAGTTGGGCAATAACTCTGGACTTATCAAGAAAAAACGTGGATTGGTTGCTACTCCAGATGATTCAAATTCAGTGTCAAGTACATTGACATCCAATAGTAACAGTCGAGTATTTGATCATGGGGCAAGCAGCACTTCATATGGAGCCACCCAAGGTCTTCCTAGTTCATTTACAACATTTCAATCCCAAAGCAATAATACCAGAGTGCTGCATCCTCGTTCCAACCCAATGGAAACCTCAACTTCTTCACGTTCATCTCAAGATATTCCTGAAGTTACTGATTGTATTCGTCCTGTTGAAGTTGTACAGAGGTATTCTATGGAACACAGGGAAAGAGTTAGATTGGGATATTTTATTGAGAGGGAACAGCGCATTATTGTAGAAAGATTTGAAGCAACTCAGAGCGGGAAAGCATACACCAGAGACAACAAAGATGGAGTTTCATTTATATCCTCAGAAAATCTTAAACTACATGGAATGCTAATTTATGGAAGTCATCAGAGGCCAGGTTCTTATAAAATAGAGCTAGAAATCCTAGAAGATACTGGAATTAGAGGTTCTGACCTAAAAAGAGTTTATGCAGTGAAAACAAGTATGATCACAGATGGAGCTACGAAAGTTTACGAACTTATTGTGAGCCCAGCGTTAATGATTCAGAATGCAAAAGTTTATACTATTAGGGCAAAATTTACAGGGCAAGCTAGTTTCTATGGGGTAAAAGGGGTATCACCTGTTTTGAAAAATGGACTTCAGATAGATTTTGTTACAGACATAACTTGTCTTAACTTAACCTCAAAGGAAATTGGACAATTTCCAGGACTTATCTTTGAAAAGGTTTGA
- the LOC134728351 gene encoding uncharacterized protein LOC134728351 isoform X3, with protein MASAGEDWRTGKSIIECNRYMLDNSVHTDVTFNVKSTILLAHRTILISRSQVFESLLMSQASSGVISVPDVEPGVFGKMLSFIYCDSVDVDDSDAAGLLAAAKKYKISGLEALCMQKMKTGVSIESVCIVLNHAADSQLKDKCVEFIFKFPQQVIETSGFLQLQPQHLLAIIADDRFNVKEELIFETLVKWSEKECIRQILSINLPHQNQVLGDIVKLVRFGLMEHKYVKEKCKKFLSSESYVDIMEELAELGNNSGLIKKKRGLVATPDDSNSVSSTLTSNSNSRVFDHGASSTSYGATQGLPSSFTTFQSQSNNTRVLHPRSNPMETSTSSRSSQDIPEVTDCIRPVEVVQRYSMEHRERVRLGYFIEREQRIIVERFEATQSGKAYTRDNKDGVSFISSENLKLHGMLIYGSHQRPGSYKIELEILEDTGIRGSDLKRVYAVKTSMITDGATKVYELIVSPALMIQNAKVYTIRAKFTGQASFYGVKGVSPVLKNGLQIDFVTDITCLNLTSKEIGQFPGLIFEKV; from the exons ATGGCTAGCGCTGGCGAAGACTGGAGGACAGGAAAGTCTATTATAGAATGCAATCGTTACATGCTTGACAACTCTGTACATACTGATGTGACCTTTAATGTCAAATCAACGATATTGTTGGCTCATAGGACCATTCTGATCAGTCGTAGTCAGGTGTTTGAGAGTTTGTTAATGAGCCAAGCATCGTCAGGTGTAATCAGTGTACCAGATGTTGAACCAGGTGTCTTTGGTAAAATGTTGAG ctTCATTTATTGTGACAGTGTTGATGTTGATGATAGTGATGCAGCAGGTTTACTTGCGGCAGCCAAAAAGTACAAGATATCTGGTTTAGAGGCTTTGTGTATGCAGAAGATGAAAACTGGTGTATCCATAGAAAGTGTATGTATCGTCCTGAACCATGCTGCTGATAGTCAACTGAAAGACAAATGTGtagaatttatatttaaattcccACAACAGGTTATTGAAACCAGTGGTTTCTTACAATTGCAACCACAGCATTTGCTAGCAATAATTGCAGATGACCGTTTTAATGTAAAAGAAGAACTTATCTTTGAGACTTTGGTCAAGTGGTCAGAAAAAGAGTGTATTCGTCAAATTTTGAGCATAAATTTACCACATCAGAACCAGGTACTTGGAGATATCGTGAAACTTGTGAGGTTTGGTTTGATGGAACacaaatatgtcaaagaaaaatgtaaaaagtttcTAAGTAGTGAAAGTTATGTTGATATAATGGAAGAATTAGCAGAGTTGGGCAATAACTCTGGACTTATCAAGAAAAAACGTGGATTGGTTGCTACTCCAGATGATTCAAATTCAGTGTCAAGTACATTGACATCCAATAGTAACAGTCGAGTATTTGATCATGGGGCAAGCAGCACTTCATATGGAGCCACCCAAGGTCTTCCTAGTTCATTTACAACATTTCAATCCCAAAGCAATAATACCAGAGTGCTGCATCCTCGTTCCAACCCAATGGAAACCTCAACTTCTTCACGTTCATCTCAAGATATTCCTGAAGTTACTGATTGTATTCGTCCTGTTGAAGTTGTACAGAGGTATTCTATGGAACACAGGGAAAGAGTTAGATTGGGATATTTTATTGAGAGGGAACAGCGCATTATTGTAGAAAGATTTGAAGCAACTCAGAGCGGGAAAGCATACACCAGAGACAACAAAGATGGAGTTTCATTTATATCCTCAGAAAATCTTAAACTACATGGAATGCTAATTTATGGAAGTCATCAGAGGCCAGGTTCTTATAAAATAGAGCTAGAAATCCTAGAAGATACTGGAATTAGAGGTTCTGACCTAAAAAGAGTTTATGCAGTGAAAACAAGTATGATCACAGATGGAGCTACGAAAGTTTACGAACTTATTGTGAGCCCAGCGTTAATGATTCAGAATGCAAAAGTTTATACTATTAGGGCAAAATTTACAGGGCAAGCTAGTTTCTATGGGGTAAAAGGGGTATCACCTGTTTTGAAAAATGGACTTCAGATAGATTTTGTTACAGACATAACTTGTCTTAACTTAACCTCAAAGGAAATTGGACAATTTCCAGGACTTATCTTTGAAAAGGTTTGA